The region CCCATAACATCAGTCTCCTGACCCAGAAGATGGCTGGGTAGCAACTTGGGTTAGCGTAAAATCCCCTTGGGCGTAAGCCCAAAGGAGGTACGCATGAAAAGCCCTGTTCGCGTGGCGGTCACCGGCGCCGCAGGCCAGATCGGTTATAGCCTCCTCTTCCGCATCGCCGCGGGGGAGATGCTGGGCAAGGACCAGCCCATCATCCTGCAGCTTCTGGAAATCCCCCAGGCCCTGAGAGCCCTGGACGGGGTCATCATGGAGCTGGAGGACTGCGCCTTCCCCCTCCTCGCCGGGGTGGTGGCCACCGACGACCCCAAGGTGGCCTTTAAGGACGCCGACTACGCCCTCCTGGTGGGGGCTGCTCCCCGCAAGGCGGGCATGGAGCGGCGCGACCTCCTGGAGATAAACGGCAAAATCTTCACCGAGCAAGGCCGGGCCCTGGCGGAGGTGGCCAAGAAGGACGTGAAGGTGCTGGTGGTGGGGAACCCCGCCAACACCAACGCCCTCATCGCCTACAAGAACGCCCCTGGCCTCAACCCCCGGAACTTCACCGCCATGACCCGCCTGGACCACAACCGGGCCAAGGCCCAACTGGCCAAGAAGACCGGGGTGGCCGTGGACCGCATCCGCCGCATCGCCGTCTGGGGCAACCACTCCTCCACCATGTTCCCCGACCTCTTCCACGCCGAGGTGGACGGGAAGCCCGCCTTGGAGCTGGTGGACATGGAGTGGTACGAGAAGGAGTTCATCCCCACCGTGGCGGGGCGGGGGGCGGCCATCATCCAGGCCCGGGGGGCTTCTAGCGCCGCCAGCGCCGCCAACGCCGCCATTGAGCACATCCGCGACTGGGCCCTGGGCACG is a window of Thermus hydrothermalis DNA encoding:
- a CDS encoding malate dehydrogenase, with translation MKSPVRVAVTGAAGQIGYSLLFRIAAGEMLGKDQPIILQLLEIPQALRALDGVIMELEDCAFPLLAGVVATDDPKVAFKDADYALLVGAAPRKAGMERRDLLEINGKIFTEQGRALAEVAKKDVKVLVVGNPANTNALIAYKNAPGLNPRNFTAMTRLDHNRAKAQLAKKTGVAVDRIRRIAVWGNHSSTMFPDLFHAEVDGKPALELVDMEWYEKEFIPTVAGRGAAIIQARGASSAASAANAAIEHIRDWALGTPEGDWVSMAVPSQGEYGIPEGIVYSFPVTAKGGEYRIVEGLSINEFARKRMEITAQELLDEMEQVKALGLI